One Rosa chinensis cultivar Old Blush chromosome 3, RchiOBHm-V2, whole genome shotgun sequence DNA window includes the following coding sequences:
- the LOC112193110 gene encoding cell cycle checkpoint control protein RAD9A: MEISMSGNALKTFARSITCLARVGNELAIQASSSQLAFHTLNASRSAYQSITFKPDFFDVYNVAVDLVQCSVLLKAVCAVLRTPIGSIDHLSVNLPDPDASKVQWTLECYSGMRKSYWIICNVEPDIQLLALDRTKFPSSLVVRPRDLNRLLANFQSSLQEITIFATEPTSLPSDAASEIGGKAVELRSYIDPTKDNDSLLHTQLWIDPTEEFVQYTHTGDPVDVTFAMKELKAFLSFCEGCEVEIHLYFEKSGEPILMAPRFGLDDTSTSNFDATLVLATMLASQQGAAEVHIQDENGMGSEAQHQRFRTNVPEHSSDQTRMWSDLTGSGAKNGSGAEVGQVQGERDLNASAQRDIQRFNTVHISKAASARGNEPVGLNIFDPVEKNHMEEPQDRSTIVGNGFSQRHPSNWVGADEDDNDEDGEEDEMCIQSTPPYYEEH, encoded by the exons ATGGAGATCAGTATGAGCGGCAACGCCCTGAAGACCTTCGCTCGCTCCATCACGTGCCTCGCACGTGTCGGCAACGAGCTCGCCATCCAAGCTTCCTCTTCTCAG CTGGCTTTTCACACGCTCAATGCATCAAGGTCTGCCTATCAATCGATTACATTTAAGCCTGACTTCTTTGATGTCTACAATGTTGCTGTTGACCTTGTGCAATGTAGTGTGCTTTTGAAG GCTGTTTGTGCTGTTCTCAGGACGCCTATAGGAAGCATAGATCATTTGAGCGTGAATTTGCCTGATCCCGATGCATCAAAAGTGCAATGGACTTTAGAATGCTACAGTG GTATGAGGAAATCCTATTGGATTATTTGCAATGTTGAACCCGACATACAACTTTTGGCACTTGATAGGACAAAATTCCCTAGCAGCCTAGTAGTACGACCTCGAGATCTCAACAGATTGCTTGCTAATTTTCAATCATCTCTTCAAGAGATCACTATTTTCGCAACAGAGCCTACTTCCTTACCTTCTGATGCAGCAAGTGAAATTGGAGGAAAAGCTGTTGAACTTAGAAGTTACATTGACCCAACCAAAG ATAATGACTCATTACTGCATACTCAATTATGGATAGACCCTACAGAAGAGTTTGTGCAGTATACCCACACGGGAGACCCTGTAGATGTGACATTTGCCATGAAGGAGTTGAAG gCATTTCTTTCGTTCTGTGAAGGCTGTGAAGTCGAAATTCACTTGTACTTTGAGAAGTCTGGAGA GCCTATTCTGATGGCACCGAGATTTGGTCTTGATGATACGTCCACTTCAAATTTTGATGCTACACTGGTGCTTGCAACCATGCTAGCGTCACAGCAAGGAGCTGCTGAAGTGCACATTCAGGATGAGAATGGGATGGGGTCAGAAGCACAGCATCAAAGATTCCGAACAAATGTCCCTGAGCATTCATCTGATCAGACAAGAATGTGGTCTGATCTTACAG GAAGTGGTGCAAAAAATGGTAGTGGTGCGGAAGTAGGACAGGTTCAAGGGGAAAGAGATTTGAATGCCAGTGCTCAGAGAGATATTCAGAGGTTTAACACAGTGCATATATCAAAGGCTGCATCTGCTAGGGGAAATGAGCCTGTTGGTCTTAATAT CTTCGACCCTGTTGAAAAGAATCATATGGAAGAGCCTCAAG ATAGGTCAACAATCGTTGGTAATGGCTTTTCACAACGTCATCCGAGCAACTGGGTAGGTGCAGATGAAGATGATAACGATGAGGATGGCGAGGAGGATGAAATGTGCATTCAGTCAACGCCACCATACTACGAAGAACACTAG
- the LOC112193190 gene encoding protein RALF-like 33 encodes MAKLLYAVAILLIWATISLMVSSSTVEASGDLPWIPTTATGLVSGNDEFDLDSEINRRILATSGYISYGALQRNTVPCSRRGASYYNCQPGAQANPYSRGCSAITRCRS; translated from the coding sequence ATGGCCAAGTTACTATACGCTGTAGCCATCCTCCTGATCTGGGCCACAATCTCTCTCATGGTTTCATCATCCACTGTTGAAGCAAGTGGAGACCTTCCGTGGATACCCACCACCGCCACCGGCTTAGTCTCCGGGAACGATGAGTTCGACCTTGACTCGGAGATCAACCGGCGCATCTTAGCCACCAGCGGCTACATCAGCTACGGTGCACTGCAGAGGAACACTGTCCCCTGCTCCAGGCGCGGCGCCTCCTACTACAATTGCCAGCCTGGGGCTCAGGCCAACCCCTATAGCCGCGGCTGCAGCGCCATCACAAGGTGCAGGAGTTAA